The sequence CGACGCCCGGGGAGCTGGCGGAGGCCGCCGCCGCGCGGGTGGACCACGTCGGGGTCGGCGCGCTGCACGCGACGACCACCAAGGCGGACGCGCCGCCCGCGCTCGGGATCGAGGGCTTCGCGCGCCTGCTCGCCCCGGCCGGTCTCCCCCCGGCGGTCGCGATCGGCGGCGTGGTCCCCGCCGACCTGCCCGCGCTGCGGCGCGCGGGCGCGGCCGGCGCGGCGATCGTCTCGGGGATCTGCGCGGCGGCCGACCCCGAGACGGCGGCGCGGCGATACGTGGCGGCGTGGGAGCGGGGCGTGGGCTGACCGGGGGCGGACTCGCGTCCCGGGCCGCTCGCCCGGCGCGGCGGGACCGCGTCCCGGCCCGCTCGCGCCGGCTCGTACCGCTGCGGGTGGGGCCCCGTCAGACCGCCGCCGGGACCTTGCCGCGCTCGTGCTTCCAGTAGCCGGAGAAGGTGATGCGGTCCTTCGGGAGGCCGGAGGCGACGAGGTGGCGGCGGCCCTCGGTGGCGAGGCGGGACTCGCCGACGACGTACGCGTAGCCGGTCGGGGCGAAGGCGGTGCGGCGGCGCAGCTCGGCGAGGACGGCTTCGCCGGGGACGGCGTGGACGTCGTCGCGGACCACCCAGACGATCTCCATGCCCGCGGGCGCTTCGAGGTCCCTGCGGTCGGCGGCGAGCGGGACCTCGACGAGGGCGCGGCCCGTCGTGTGCGCGGGCAGCGAGCGCAGGATGCCGGCGACGGCGGGCAGTCCGCTCTCGTCGGCGACGAGGTGCACCTCGCTCGCGTCCTCGGGACGGTCGAAGATGGCACCCTGGTCGTAGAGCGCGACGGGGTCGCCGGGCCGGACCGCGCAGGCCCAGATCGCCGCCGCGCCCTCGGGTTCGCCGCCGGTGCCGCAGTGCACGACGAAGTCGATGTCCAGCTCGCCGGTCTCGGGGCGGAAGCCCGCGACGGTGTAGTTGGCGCAGTGCGGGCGGACCTCGTCGGGAATCGCGAAGTACGGCTCCCACCAGCGCTGACCCGAGAGTTCGGGCAGTTCGAACCGCGGCTGGTGGGCGAGGCGTACGAAGAGGCGGAACCAGTGGTCGTGGCCGAGGTAGGGGAAGTCCGCGAACTGGGGACCTGTCACCGTCACGCGCTGCATGGACGGGGTGAGGCGGGCGCTGCGGAGCACCTCACCGCGGTACAGGGCCGGGTTCTTCGGCATCAGCCGGGGATTCTTCGCCATGGCCTTAGGTTAGCCTAAGCTCACTTTCCTTTCGAGCCCCGTCCCCCGCCTCCGCCTCGGCCTCCGCCCTGTCCGCCTTGCCGAGTTCGGCCGCGAACTGGGCGCCCGCGAGCAGGGCGAGGTTGGAGAGCCAGAGCCAGATGAGGAAGACGACTATCCCGGCGAGCGA comes from Streptomyces sp. Tu6071 and encodes:
- a CDS encoding siderophore-interacting protein, with protein sequence MAKNPRLMPKNPALYRGEVLRSARLTPSMQRVTVTGPQFADFPYLGHDHWFRLFVRLAHQPRFELPELSGQRWWEPYFAIPDEVRPHCANYTVAGFRPETGELDIDFVVHCGTGGEPEGAAAIWACAVRPGDPVALYDQGAIFDRPEDASEVHLVADESGLPAVAGILRSLPAHTTGRALVEVPLAADRRDLEAPAGMEIVWVVRDDVHAVPGEAVLAELRRRTAFAPTGYAYVVGESRLATEGRRHLVASGLPKDRITFSGYWKHERGKVPAAV